DNA sequence from the Candidatus Aminicenantes bacterium genome:
ATGGTGTCGTCGCCCGCCACTGTGCCCAGGATGCCCGGGCGGCGGAAGCCGTCGATCAGCGAGGCCACGCCGCCGGCGTTGCCGGGGGTGGTCTTGACCAGAACCAGGTGCGAGGTGCCGTTGATGCCGACCACGAAGTCCCGGAAAAGCAGGGCCAGCCGCTTGCGTGCGGCCTCGAGCGAGGGCTG
Encoded proteins:
- a CDS encoding arginine repressor, which codes for QPSLEAARKRLALLFRDFVVGINGTSHLVLVKTTPGNAGGVASLIDGFRRPGILGTVAGDDTILIVVDTETRRTEVERELRALLQGA